One genomic region from Tigriopus californicus strain San Diego chromosome 4, Tcal_SD_v2.1, whole genome shotgun sequence encodes:
- the LOC131879470 gene encoding uncharacterized protein LOC131879470, which yields MTGNDYFIRWSRQLSRDGQLNRLVSRDSNPGTMTSIVENEEVETFANHEDEALAKPSYDPASVLGIERRYALDAAALLGGNEYLVSEMLDKFGETPYTEVEKTGVLWMAKHLCPNAKFLERLNQPESLNQRHLTNFFTPFHRERLPRILASALLYCSRFEDTDVIENLEDNHQRAILINMKHYPQVEMPIGEVQTGSSSMDKPVLCERVAFIYFRSEDDFPVPEFPAIEKPKSAARKISASLAHEKKMLSIINVFAILPIP from the exons ATGACTGGGAACGATTACTTTATTCGATGGAGCCGCCAGTTAAGCCGAGATGGCCAATTGAATCGTCTAGTCAGTCGGGATTCCAACCCAGGAACTATGACGTCCATCGTCGAGAATGAAGAAGTGGAAACATTTGCCAACCATGAAGACGAGGCTTTGGCGAAACCCAGCTACGATCCAGCCTCGGTTTTGGGCATCGAGCGAAG GTATGCACTGGATGCGGCAGCTCTGTTAGGAGGAAATGAATATCTAGTGTCGGAAATGCTCGACAAATTCGGAGAAACTCCCTACACTGAGGTCGAGAAGACGGGAGTGCTTTGGATGGCCAAGCACCTCTGTCCTAATGCCAAGTTCCTGGAACGTTTGAATCAGCCGGAAAGCCTCAACCAGCGCCATCTCACCAACTTCTTTACGCCCTTTCATCGAGAGAGATTGCCTC gGATATTGGCCTCTGCTTTGTTGTATTGCAGCCGATTTGAGGATACGGACGTGATTGAGAATCTTGAGGATAATCATCAAAGAGCGATACTGATCAACATGAAACATTATCCTCAAGTTGAAATGCCCATTGGAGAGGTCCAAACTGGATCGAGTTCCATGGACAAGCCCGTGCTTTGTGAGCGTGTGGCATTCATCTATTTCCGATCTGAGGACGACTTTCCGGTTCCGGAGTTCCCCGCTATCGAAAAGCCTAAAAGTGCAGCGCGAAAAATCAGTGCCAGTTtggcacatgaaaaaaaaatgttgtcc